One part of the Dermacentor andersoni chromosome 2, qqDerAnde1_hic_scaffold, whole genome shotgun sequence genome encodes these proteins:
- the LOC126540866 gene encoding uncharacterized protein produces the protein MAVPENGRAGQQPDRPMDPHASTLFVTALAHEQPTGRGNAAGRRASVPTLAGASQNRRRSKRQHDDVPRPTGTPEHRRAAFTTRSVQRSGALPHTLEKTAPLAGKPVAATTEGVPNRASAAAVRHEERPPSMRLATGGIQAVGGHEEDVPEGAVACVLVYMCVVVFGIAGLLIYVYRSLSTPPPEMEPCTYEATALTSTKPSVATELHELERGATGIPLLPLGSRRATALLSRGPKARGRGASESAGTTSGIVGTDDAEEREDDREEAGDTAVPAPATTTTPGEDRRPFELVVSVAPAYDGAMGIGDGRERVI, from the exons ATGGCGGTGCCTGAGAATGGCAGGGCGGGACAGCAACCCGATAGACCCATGGACCCTCACGCCAGCACTCTGTTTGTCACCGCCCTCGCGCACGAGCAGCCGACCGGACGAGGGAACGCGGCCGGTAGACGTGCCTCGGTTCCCACGTTGGCGGGCGCAAGCCAGAACCGGCGGCGCAGTAAGCGGCAGCATGACGACGTGCCTCGGCCGACAGGGACGCCGGAACATCGCAGAGCGGCGTTCACGACTCGAAGCGTTCAGCGGAGCGGCGCACTTCCCCATACTCTTGAGAAAACAG CTCCGCTTGCCGGAAAGCCGGTGGCTGCGACAACCGAGGGCGTCCCCAACCGGGCTTCTGCTGCGGCCGTTCGCCACGAGGAGAGGCCGCCCTCCATGCGACTCGCAACCGGCGGCATCCAGGCGGTCGGGGGCCACGAGGAAGACGTCCCCGAGGGCGCCGTGGCATGCGTGTTGGTCTACATGTGCGTCGTGGTCTTCGGAATCGCCGGGCTGCTCATCTACGTCTACCGCAGCCTGTCGACCCCGCCGCCGGAAATGGAGCCGTGTACGTACGAGGCAACGGCGTTGACGTCGACGAAGCCGTCCGTGGCCACCGAGTTGCACGAACTCGAACGCGGCGCCACTGGAATACCGCTACTACCGCTTGGGAGCAGACGTGCCACCGCACTACTATCGCGAGGTCCCAAGGCACGTGGTCGCGGAGCCTCGGAGAGCGCCGGAACCACCAGCGGTATCGTCGGAACCGACGACGCGGAGGAAAGAGAAGACGACCGCGAAGAGGCAGGAGACACGGCAGTTCCGGCCCCGGCAACGACGACGACGCCTGGTGAAGATCGGCGTCCCTTTGAACTGGTCGTGTCTGTGGCGCCAGCTTACGACGGAGCTATGGGGATCGGCGACGGGAGGGAAAGGGTCATTTAG